Proteins from a single region of Sphingomonas swuensis:
- a CDS encoding PD-(D/E)XK nuclease family protein, whose protein sequence is MTDEILTLSHATERDVDLLLVEELRCSSAFRERFIAELARILGRQLSHCDARVSHSRRRMHSRREIDILLEVEGVDGNYVILIENKLDTSEQPQQAESYRSEASAIAADGLEFALIVLTCPDAYAAKATAFAAKFDAVFSYERILSILRERAGTETGELTERLRFRADLISQAIEKSRRGYRAVPLAAVGNFTRSYVAMMSELGIVLPPGPSMLKEAPAESKTMIFAPSALPKWGFLPQTRLVHQLREGNANICLYGWGDHFSRLAADMAPAFAETPYRLVPTVNKRANGRSGLMIVVDTPVIDNLADFDTQRGMIEAGARATAGLAAWFAGKREEIQKWASKVALLSASSQGEA, encoded by the coding sequence ATGACCGATGAGATCCTGACGCTCAGCCACGCGACCGAACGTGACGTCGACCTCCTCCTGGTCGAGGAACTGCGCTGCTCGTCGGCATTTCGTGAGCGCTTCATCGCGGAATTGGCTCGAATCCTGGGCAGACAGCTCAGCCATTGTGACGCCCGGGTCAGTCACAGTCGTCGCCGCATGCACAGCCGGCGAGAGATCGACATTTTACTCGAGGTCGAGGGGGTAGACGGGAATTATGTGATCCTGATCGAGAACAAGCTGGACACCTCCGAACAGCCCCAGCAAGCCGAATCGTATCGCTCAGAAGCATCCGCAATTGCCGCGGATGGCTTAGAATTTGCCTTGATCGTGCTCACGTGCCCTGACGCTTACGCCGCGAAAGCCACAGCCTTTGCCGCGAAGTTCGACGCGGTATTCAGCTATGAGCGGATCTTGTCCATCTTGCGCGAGAGGGCCGGGACTGAAACCGGCGAACTGACTGAAAGGCTGCGCTTCCGCGCGGACCTGATCTCACAGGCAATTGAGAAGAGCCGGCGAGGCTATCGAGCGGTTCCGCTTGCGGCTGTCGGCAATTTTACTCGCTCCTACGTCGCGATGATGAGTGAGCTGGGGATTGTTCTCCCGCCTGGGCCGAGCATGCTCAAGGAGGCTCCGGCAGAGAGCAAGACGATGATCTTCGCCCCCTCAGCGCTGCCGAAATGGGGCTTCCTTCCCCAGACGCGGCTGGTGCATCAGCTTCGGGAAGGCAACGCCAATATCTGCCTCTATGGCTGGGGAGACCACTTCTCGCGTCTGGCGGCCGACATGGCGCCAGCGTTCGCCGAGACGCCGTATCGCCTCGTGCCGACAGTGAACAAAAGGGCCAACGGCCGAAGCGGCTTGATGATCGTGGTGGATACGCCCGTAATCGACAATCTCGCGGACTTCGACACCCAGCGGGGGATGATCGAAGCGGGTGCACGGGCAACCGCAGGACTGGCCGCGTGGTTCGCCGGCAAGCGGGAAGAAATCCAGAAATGGGCCAGCAAGGTGGCCCTTCTCAGCGCAAGCAGTCAGGGTGAAGCATGA
- a CDS encoding DUF2779 domain-containing protein yields the protein MTHPTTTRTFGLSKSKITMFEQCPKRLWLATHRKDLAEYDEGAEARFAAGHEIGAIACALISDGIMVEAEPDLRAAVDRTRELLALQQPRTIFEATLEHDGVLVRIDILEPNKGGGWNLIEVKSSGSAKDYHHNDLATQLWVARQCGLTIRSASIRHVDTRFVLEEPGNYRGLFRDTELLHAVGDIVAKREEQVGGARAALGGPQPEKECGDHCSSPFVCEFTAYCRSSLPPGPEWTVDVLNNGGGKKWRARGIEDLFDIDSSMLGSPTHQRIYHATVNNEPYHDPDGARGAMNDWDFPRAWLDFETIAFAAPRWVGTRPYQQVPFQYSVHVEQRDGTIDHREFLSLNGADPRRACAEALVSDVPATGAVIAYNASFERSQVKALADVFPDLAPALLSVADRLVDLLPVTRAHYYHRDQRGSWSIKAVLPTVSDLDYATLEIKDGGSAQQAYLSAMCADCSDEEREMLAEELKAYCGRDTWAMIVLARRLTGSAQS from the coding sequence ATGACGCATCCGACTACAACCCGCACCTTCGGACTTTCTAAGTCGAAAATCACCATGTTCGAGCAATGCCCGAAGCGGCTCTGGCTAGCCACCCATCGCAAGGACCTCGCGGAATATGACGAGGGCGCGGAAGCGCGTTTCGCGGCGGGTCACGAGATTGGCGCCATCGCCTGCGCGCTGATCTCTGACGGCATCATGGTCGAGGCGGAACCGGATCTGCGGGCTGCGGTGGACCGGACTCGCGAACTCCTCGCTCTTCAGCAGCCGCGAACGATCTTCGAGGCCACGCTCGAGCATGACGGGGTGCTAGTCCGGATCGACATTCTCGAACCGAACAAGGGTGGCGGATGGAACCTGATCGAGGTGAAAAGCTCGGGATCGGCTAAGGATTATCATCATAACGACCTCGCAACGCAACTCTGGGTTGCGCGGCAGTGCGGGCTAACCATCCGGAGCGCCAGCATTCGTCACGTCGACACCAGGTTTGTGCTGGAAGAACCGGGCAACTATCGCGGATTGTTCCGGGACACCGAGCTTCTTCATGCCGTTGGCGATATCGTGGCCAAGCGCGAGGAGCAGGTTGGCGGTGCCCGGGCAGCCCTCGGCGGACCGCAACCCGAGAAGGAATGTGGCGACCATTGTTCGTCGCCGTTCGTGTGTGAGTTCACCGCTTATTGTCGCTCCAGCCTACCGCCCGGACCGGAGTGGACCGTCGACGTGCTCAACAATGGCGGTGGGAAGAAGTGGCGAGCGCGCGGGATCGAGGATCTGTTTGACATCGATTCGTCCATGCTGGGCAGTCCAACCCACCAGCGCATCTACCATGCCACCGTGAACAACGAGCCCTATCACGACCCGGATGGTGCGCGCGGCGCCATGAACGATTGGGATTTCCCTCGCGCCTGGCTGGATTTCGAGACGATCGCCTTCGCTGCCCCGCGCTGGGTCGGCACCCGACCTTATCAGCAGGTGCCGTTCCAGTATTCGGTGCATGTCGAGCAGCGAGATGGCACCATCGACCACCGCGAATTTCTCAGCCTTAACGGTGCTGATCCCCGCCGCGCCTGTGCCGAGGCGCTGGTCAGCGATGTCCCGGCCACTGGCGCGGTCATCGCCTACAATGCCAGCTTCGAGCGAAGTCAGGTCAAAGCGCTGGCCGACGTCTTTCCCGATCTTGCGCCGGCCCTCCTGTCCGTCGCCGACCGCTTGGTTGACCTCCTCCCCGTCACCCGCGCTCATTATTATCACCGTGACCAGCGCGGCAGCTGGTCGATCAAGGCCGTCCTGCCGACCGTTTCCGATCTCGACTATGCCACGCTCGAGATAAAGGACGGCGGTAGCGCCCAACAAGCTTACCTCAGCGCGATGTGCGCGGACTGCTCTGACGAAGAGCGTGAGATGCTGGCCGAAGAACTCAAGGCGTATTGCGGGCGGGACACCTGGGCGATGATCGTGCTGGCGCGCCGGCTCACGGGATCTGCTCAGTCATGA
- a CDS encoding WYL domain-containing protein, which produces MGDARKAPFDRLLQLVRGLSETTDGLTLDEIAEVLGQGRRSAERARDVIALNFDLDEIVDGPRKRFRIVDGLRRHYTRPSAEELAALRAEVDAMRSGGSLRFQQLQSLLSKVQASFDDRERRRIEPDLEELLKHLRAFSGPGPVAMVAPEVTRAALDAIMSGQCLEFDYQTLEADAPRWRRIACAGLLNGPVSYAVGFMPGRDGAAVYRLDRMSNARVSDELAALPEDFELDDWLADGFGIWREEPRDIVLRVFAESAARARQWRFHPRQRIEEQADGALLISFRTGGLREIADHLFQWAGQIEIVAPEELQDVMEDRLELAWSIMRRDDDEEE; this is translated from the coding sequence GTGGGGGATGCCCGGAAGGCACCGTTTGATCGTTTACTGCAGCTAGTCAGAGGTCTCTCTGAAACGACCGACGGGCTGACTCTGGACGAGATTGCCGAGGTGCTTGGACAGGGCCGGCGATCGGCCGAGCGGGCGCGCGACGTCATCGCGCTCAATTTCGATCTGGACGAGATTGTCGATGGCCCGCGCAAGCGGTTCCGGATCGTCGATGGCCTTCGCCGTCATTATACTCGGCCGAGCGCTGAGGAGCTTGCGGCGTTGCGCGCCGAGGTCGATGCCATGCGCAGCGGTGGGTCGCTCCGCTTCCAGCAGTTGCAATCGCTGTTGTCGAAGGTGCAGGCCAGCTTCGACGATCGAGAGAGACGGCGGATCGAACCCGACCTAGAAGAATTGCTGAAGCACCTCCGGGCATTTTCAGGGCCAGGCCCGGTCGCCATGGTTGCGCCTGAAGTGACCCGCGCTGCCCTCGATGCCATCATGTCGGGGCAGTGCTTGGAGTTCGATTACCAGACCCTTGAGGCGGACGCGCCACGGTGGCGGCGGATCGCCTGCGCCGGTCTGCTGAATGGCCCGGTGAGCTATGCGGTCGGCTTCATGCCGGGTCGCGACGGAGCCGCGGTCTATCGCCTCGACCGGATGTCCAACGCCCGAGTGTCCGACGAACTGGCGGCGTTGCCCGAGGACTTTGAGCTCGACGACTGGCTTGCCGACGGGTTCGGGATCTGGCGCGAGGAACCACGCGACATTGTCCTGCGCGTATTTGCCGAGAGTGCTGCACGCGCTCGCCAATGGCGCTTCCATCCTCGTCAGCGCATCGAGGAGCAAGCGGACGGTGCCCTGCTCATCTCCTTCCGGACTGGCGGCCTTCGCGAAATTGCTGACCACCTTTTCCAGTGGGCCGGCCAGATCGAGATCGTCGCGCCCGAGGAACTGCAGGATGTCATGGAAGACCGGCTCGAACTAGCCTGGTCGATTATGCGAAGGGATGACGATGAGGAAGAATAG
- a CDS encoding AAA family ATPase has product MEEEIAPLPRAQSDTRRRRRRRRVEPPILSSDRRETARVGAMVNAACSRVLAARGSSAARLKATFDCLVETLELLGAPIDLDPNKFERQSIDLRRATLEAMRQNLPARKASRLVGLDRRIAFLGDLVSLNDDEREVFGFLARYILLPEYRVFRDFLFPFNNRHDGIDPHAMSLAMGMDVARLRRIIDPGGRLVRIGLLEEQDSYEFALPNRIKRFLQTNASSLARMRAVLLPMAAPPTLTMEDFAHLSEPVDDALALFRDAVATGARANILFYGVPGTGKTELARLLAAKAGVPAVEVGNADEEGDEPSRHERLAHLRLCRGLSVGESRAILVIDEAEDLFVPQGMQSSSKLWLNRMVEDGEGVHVWIVNSLCALGEPVIRRMDFALRFTTPSEAAQARIARRVLSRKRHRPSDRLVKDFAALKTSPAILDSAFRTSRRVGADDNRTLRIANDLARASGRHAQSHRSEPKAFDPLLSRADYDLLRLSERLAASNDPWSLLLHGVPGTGKSAFARFISDRSGRDLIIRNGSELLGPYVGQTEQLIASAFEEALEGDAILLIDEADDFMLNREMVQHSWESSMVNEMLRQMDGGRTRFIATTNRAGILDNATARRFSLAVEFKPMTTEQVRAMFMATFGGEAPARLDAIGPLTPGDFAQLARRAKLLEVGDALTICRWLEQAAADRGHGVRAGF; this is encoded by the coding sequence ATGGAAGAAGAAATTGCCCCCCTACCCCGTGCCCAAAGCGATACCCGCCGCCGACGCCGGCGGCGGCGCGTCGAACCGCCGATCCTGTCCAGCGATCGGCGCGAGACCGCCCGGGTTGGCGCAATGGTCAATGCAGCCTGCTCGCGAGTATTAGCCGCTCGCGGCTCCAGCGCCGCGCGATTGAAGGCCACCTTCGACTGCCTCGTCGAAACCTTGGAGCTGCTTGGCGCGCCGATCGATTTAGATCCGAACAAGTTCGAGCGACAGTCGATCGATCTGCGCCGGGCTACTCTTGAAGCAATGCGCCAGAACCTACCGGCCAGGAAGGCCAGCCGACTCGTCGGTCTCGATCGCCGGATCGCCTTCCTAGGCGATCTGGTCAGTCTGAACGATGATGAGCGCGAGGTCTTCGGGTTCCTCGCCCGCTACATCCTCCTTCCGGAATATCGGGTCTTTCGGGATTTCCTGTTCCCCTTCAACAACAGGCACGACGGCATCGACCCGCATGCGATGAGCCTGGCGATGGGGATGGACGTTGCTAGGCTGAGGCGGATTATCGATCCGGGCGGACGTCTTGTCCGGATCGGTCTACTGGAGGAACAGGACAGCTACGAGTTTGCCCTGCCCAACCGGATCAAGCGCTTCCTTCAGACCAACGCATCATCGCTCGCCCGGATGCGCGCCGTGCTGCTGCCAATGGCCGCGCCGCCTACGCTGACGATGGAAGACTTCGCCCACCTGTCCGAACCCGTAGACGATGCCCTTGCGCTGTTTCGCGATGCTGTTGCGACCGGGGCACGGGCCAACATCCTGTTCTACGGGGTGCCTGGAACCGGCAAAACGGAGCTGGCACGGCTGCTCGCCGCGAAGGCAGGCGTCCCGGCCGTCGAGGTCGGCAATGCCGACGAAGAAGGGGACGAGCCTTCGCGTCATGAGCGGCTGGCCCACCTTCGGTTATGCCGCGGGCTCTCGGTCGGCGAGAGCCGGGCAATCCTGGTGATCGACGAGGCCGAGGATCTGTTCGTGCCGCAGGGGATGCAGTCGTCATCGAAACTGTGGCTCAACCGGATGGTCGAGGACGGCGAAGGCGTCCACGTCTGGATCGTCAACTCGCTGTGCGCACTAGGCGAGCCTGTAATCCGTCGGATGGACTTCGCGCTGCGATTCACCACGCCCTCGGAGGCGGCGCAGGCGCGGATCGCCCGGCGCGTGTTGTCGCGCAAACGGCACCGGCCGAGCGACAGGCTGGTCAAGGATTTCGCCGCGCTGAAGACCAGCCCGGCCATCCTCGACAGCGCCTTCCGCACCTCTCGCCGGGTTGGCGCCGACGATAACCGGACCCTGCGGATCGCTAACGATCTTGCCCGCGCATCAGGTCGGCACGCACAATCGCATCGGAGTGAGCCCAAGGCATTCGATCCATTGCTCAGTCGCGCCGACTATGACCTTCTGCGCCTCAGCGAGCGCTTGGCTGCCAGTAACGATCCTTGGTCGCTGCTGCTTCATGGCGTGCCTGGCACCGGCAAAAGCGCTTTCGCGCGGTTCATCTCGGATCGGTCGGGCCGTGATCTAATCATCCGCAACGGCTCGGAATTGCTCGGCCCTTATGTAGGGCAGACTGAGCAGTTGATCGCCTCGGCGTTCGAAGAAGCACTGGAGGGCGATGCGATCTTGCTGATCGACGAAGCCGACGATTTCATGTTGAACCGGGAGATGGTGCAGCATTCATGGGAAAGCTCGATGGTAAATGAGATGCTCCGCCAGATGGACGGCGGCAGAACCCGCTTCATCGCCACAACCAACCGGGCCGGAATCCTCGACAACGCAACGGCGCGCCGTTTTTCGTTGGCGGTCGAATTCAAGCCGATGACGACCGAGCAGGTGCGCGCCATGTTCATGGCCACTTTCGGAGGTGAGGCGCCGGCTCGTCTTGACGCCATCGGCCCCTTAACCCCCGGCGACTTTGCCCAGTTGGCCCGGCGTGCCAAGCTTCTTGAGGTCGGGGATGCCTTGACGATCTGCCGTTGGCTTGAACAGGCGGCGGCTGATCGCGGGCACGGTGTGCGGGCGGGGTTTTGA
- a CDS encoding DUF7017 domain-containing protein, with product MGSREIFALRRGGKAPEALELARTEYSDHSSDVWFLRAYGWVLYDVANKAVAAFESKSISAVTLARQLSPCLQEFAKFGDALRGDGTFSQMVRLATKVSKDLPDFLAFARWAGVDSFSEDDRTPFVNREGKTLDSLERRFMRAICREAVSLAGESHPANQLVGWGLGMLERALEGQPGDQWLNYYQSKLHLSRGEAELAVRRLAPVLRRQPRAAWTWALLGEILEGTRPSDALTCFGFATQLAREEVEVAKTRIRLARHLAACGRYAESAHQVWLALDYRERKGFRVPDELSRLLSSDWYRQAQGSSSGPNLPDQSGAARALLKELDQKSLTYTTGVIDHINLARSLSYVATSLQDGIALTHRQFPDVAALVPGTVVEVGRVESDGRALDWRISQLKEIAGLCEVRSGRLTRPLDRDFAFVGANGDRVFVPPPLARDFAPGEASEVRCVAIRRADHNGRVGWRAVSFFPDEPASAGLREAPSDAESLRHFHTAEP from the coding sequence ATGGGCTCACGCGAGATCTTCGCGTTACGACGGGGGGGCAAGGCGCCGGAAGCGCTCGAACTCGCGCGGACGGAGTATTCTGATCATAGCAGCGACGTCTGGTTCCTCCGAGCTTACGGATGGGTGCTCTATGACGTTGCCAACAAGGCTGTCGCAGCGTTCGAGAGCAAGAGCATCTCAGCAGTAACCCTTGCCCGGCAGCTAAGCCCGTGCCTGCAAGAGTTTGCCAAGTTTGGTGACGCTCTGCGAGGGGACGGGACTTTCAGCCAGATGGTTCGGCTAGCCACAAAGGTTTCGAAGGATTTGCCTGACTTCCTGGCGTTCGCCCGCTGGGCTGGAGTCGACAGTTTTTCCGAAGACGACAGAACACCCTTTGTAAATCGGGAGGGTAAGACCCTCGACAGCCTTGAGCGCAGATTCATGCGAGCAATCTGCCGTGAGGCCGTCAGTCTGGCAGGCGAATCACACCCCGCTAATCAGCTTGTCGGCTGGGGTCTCGGCATGCTTGAGAGAGCGCTTGAAGGCCAGCCTGGTGACCAGTGGCTGAATTATTACCAGAGTAAGCTGCATCTTTCACGAGGTGAGGCGGAACTCGCCGTGAGGCGACTGGCTCCTGTCCTTCGCCGGCAGCCTAGAGCTGCTTGGACTTGGGCACTACTCGGCGAGATACTCGAAGGGACGCGTCCTTCGGATGCGCTCACCTGCTTCGGTTTTGCGACGCAGCTCGCTCGAGAAGAGGTGGAAGTAGCGAAGACGCGTATACGTCTCGCGCGACATCTAGCCGCTTGCGGTCGATACGCGGAAAGTGCTCACCAGGTTTGGCTTGCGCTCGATTACCGCGAACGCAAGGGCTTTAGAGTACCCGACGAGCTCTCCCGGCTTCTCTCCAGCGACTGGTACCGGCAGGCTCAAGGGAGCAGTAGCGGTCCAAACCTTCCTGACCAGTCGGGCGCAGCACGAGCTCTACTCAAAGAGCTTGATCAAAAAAGCCTGACCTACACCACGGGTGTTATCGACCACATCAACTTAGCGCGTTCCCTCAGCTACGTGGCGACAAGTCTGCAAGACGGCATCGCGCTGACACACCGACAATTTCCAGATGTTGCAGCCTTGGTGCCCGGCACTGTTGTCGAGGTTGGGCGCGTTGAATCAGATGGTCGCGCTCTCGACTGGCGCATCTCTCAGCTTAAGGAGATCGCTGGCCTATGCGAGGTTCGGTCAGGGCGTCTGACGCGTCCCTTGGATAGGGATTTCGCATTTGTTGGAGCCAATGGCGATCGCGTTTTTGTGCCACCCCCATTGGCCAGAGATTTCGCGCCGGGTGAAGCTTCTGAGGTCCGGTGCGTCGCAATCAGACGCGCCGATCACAATGGTAGAGTCGGTTGGCGCGCGGTTAGCTTCTTCCCAGACGAGCCTGCTTCAGCCGGGCTGCGAGAAGCCCCTTCGGATGCGGAGAGTCTGAGACACTTTCATACGGCGGAGCCCTGA
- a CDS encoding ATP-dependent DNA helicase → MPKSIRLNEEQLLALDSIKSFLCDDNLDLFVLRGSAGTGKTTLVADVVAAITEARLSCVLLAPTGRAARILGSKVSQALGADATPASKTIHSEIYTINRVDVFEEANTANDPGLRIIHPLREDEPSVSIFIVDECSMVGDRTSKGDFVQFGSGRLLNDLLTYARVGRSGRPQESITKLLFVGDPAQLPPVGETNSPALSDDYLRTEFGLRVVSSDLATVMRQAEGSAILDRATELRDAIGIGNFNRFSLQPNDRDIQKIDAARAVQMILGGLAGAGTCVAVTYSNSMALTYNQNVRERRWGSAELPMQVGDTLLVNRNSRSSLKNGDLVRVLDLASEAEVVPIGLSGGHCVELRYRDLVVAFRAADGTVIRLPVRALENLLASPNRELSPLEQRALLVHFRQRHPDLKPRTAEFKNVLMDDPYFNAVQVKYGYAMTCHKAQGGEWDRVIVDFNGFSGRRNETFFRWAYTAITRGSSMLAVVNPPEFTPFDLQWQGVASEIASTEAAGDAMSDPDWDRFSFSTATAALMSTHRQLRDLWSAKAIKISLLQHLPYCERYTLFREGRQATIQYHYNGRFEVGRAAQGPGSLTDPHLLDDVLAAFATLTNDRPAPALEPFLLEFLDRLDTALAESSIQRTDVRPMPHRLRVGFADPCRKGAIDFTYKASSTWTSAQEVGGPGRSGGLYEEVQRLMASVSRAS, encoded by the coding sequence GTGCCTAAATCGATCCGGTTGAACGAAGAACAGCTGCTTGCGCTTGATTCGATTAAGTCATTCCTGTGCGACGACAATCTCGATCTTTTCGTTCTTCGCGGCAGCGCTGGTACCGGCAAGACCACTTTGGTGGCCGACGTCGTCGCTGCAATCACGGAAGCGCGGCTTTCATGCGTGCTACTCGCACCCACCGGGCGCGCTGCGCGGATTCTTGGATCCAAGGTTTCGCAAGCTCTGGGTGCCGACGCGACGCCGGCCTCGAAGACAATCCATTCAGAGATATACACGATCAATCGTGTGGATGTTTTCGAAGAGGCGAACACAGCGAATGATCCTGGACTCAGGATCATTCACCCCTTGAGAGAGGACGAACCCTCAGTTTCCATCTTCATCGTAGATGAGTGTTCGATGGTGGGTGACCGCACCAGCAAGGGTGATTTTGTTCAGTTTGGCTCAGGTCGGCTCCTGAACGACTTGCTGACCTATGCCAGGGTAGGGCGGTCCGGCCGACCTCAAGAAAGCATCACGAAACTGTTGTTTGTCGGGGATCCCGCGCAGTTGCCTCCAGTCGGTGAGACCAACTCGCCCGCACTTTCGGACGATTACCTTCGAACTGAGTTCGGTCTTAGGGTCGTGTCTTCCGATCTCGCGACCGTCATGCGTCAGGCAGAAGGGAGCGCCATCCTTGATCGGGCCACCGAGTTGCGTGATGCGATTGGGATTGGCAACTTCAACCGCTTTTCGCTTCAGCCGAACGACCGTGACATTCAGAAGATCGACGCTGCACGCGCCGTGCAGATGATCCTGGGTGGCCTGGCGGGAGCGGGGACGTGTGTCGCTGTCACTTACTCGAACTCGATGGCTCTCACGTATAACCAGAATGTTCGAGAGCGGCGCTGGGGAAGTGCGGAGCTTCCCATGCAGGTCGGAGACACCCTGCTCGTCAACCGCAATTCACGAAGTAGTCTCAAGAACGGTGATCTTGTAAGAGTCTTGGACTTGGCTTCCGAAGCTGAGGTCGTACCAATCGGGCTGAGTGGTGGACACTGTGTCGAATTACGCTACCGTGACCTAGTTGTCGCGTTCAGAGCAGCCGATGGTACCGTAATCAGGCTTCCTGTCAGGGCGCTTGAAAATCTTCTCGCTTCCCCGAACCGCGAGCTCAGCCCACTCGAGCAACGCGCCTTGCTCGTGCATTTCCGCCAGCGGCACCCGGATTTGAAACCGCGTACGGCTGAGTTCAAGAACGTGCTGATGGACGACCCGTACTTCAATGCTGTGCAGGTTAAGTACGGCTACGCGATGACGTGCCATAAGGCGCAAGGCGGCGAGTGGGATCGGGTGATCGTCGACTTCAATGGCTTCAGCGGTCGCCGGAACGAAACATTCTTCCGTTGGGCATACACGGCGATCACTCGGGGTTCATCGATGCTGGCGGTGGTAAACCCGCCTGAGTTCACCCCGTTCGATCTCCAGTGGCAGGGCGTTGCCAGCGAGATCGCTTCAACGGAAGCAGCAGGTGATGCGATGAGTGATCCCGACTGGGATCGCTTCTCATTCTCGACAGCAACTGCTGCGTTGATGTCCACTCACCGCCAGCTTCGTGACCTCTGGAGTGCAAAGGCAATCAAGATATCGCTGCTCCAGCACCTCCCATACTGCGAGCGCTACACGCTTTTTCGTGAAGGGCGGCAGGCCACTATACAGTACCACTACAATGGGCGGTTTGAGGTAGGTCGGGCGGCCCAAGGTCCAGGCTCGCTCACAGACCCACATCTTCTCGATGATGTGCTCGCCGCCTTTGCCACACTTACCAACGATCGGCCGGCCCCAGCCCTCGAACCTTTCCTTTTAGAGTTCCTGGACCGACTGGATACGGCTCTCGCAGAAAGTTCGATTCAGCGAACAGACGTCCGCCCGATGCCTCATCGGCTCAGAGTTGGCTTCGCAGACCCATGTCGTAAGGGTGCAATCGACTTCACCTACAAGGCATCCTCGACCTGGACGTCGGCACAAGAGGTTGGTGGACCCGGACGCAGCGGCGGCCTGTACGAGGAAGTCCAGCGCTTGATGGCTTCGGTCAGCAGGGCGAGTTGA